Proteins from one Polynucleobacter wuianus genomic window:
- the dnaK gene encoding molecular chaperone DnaK has product MGKIIGIDLGTTNSCVSVVENNAPKVVENAEGARTTPSIIAYVEDGEVLVGAPAKRQSVTNPKNTIYAVKRLMGRKFTDPEVQKDIGLMPYAIIQADNGDAWVQARDKKMAPQQVSAEILRKMKKTAEDYLGEEVTEAVITVPAYFNDSQRQATKDAGRIAGLDVKRIINEPTAAALAFGLDKQDKVDRKIAVYDLGGGTFDVSIIEIANVDGEKQFEVLSTNGDTFLGGEDFDQRIIDWIIAEFKKEQGVDLSKDVLALQRLKDAAEKAKIELSSAQQTEINLPYVTADASGPKHLNLKLTRAKLESLVEELINRTAGPCLTAIKDAGVNVANIDDVILVGGQTRMPAVQDKVKEIFGKEPRKDVNPDEAVAVGAAIQGSVLSGDRKDVLLLDVTPLSLGIETLGGVMTKMIPKNTTIPTKHSQVYSTAEDNQPAVTIKCFQGEREMAAANKLLGEFNLEGIAPAQRGMPQIEVTFDIDANGILHVTAKDKTTGKENKITIKANSGLTEEEIQRMVKDAEANAAEDKKALELVTARNTADALAHSTKKALEEHGASLEASEKEAIELALKELDEAIKGSDKEAIEAKTEALGKASQKLGEKVMAAEQAKAGAAAGAAPGGEQKAAPDADVVDADFKEVDDKK; this is encoded by the coding sequence ATGGGAAAGATTATCGGAATCGATTTAGGAACCACTAACTCGTGTGTTTCAGTTGTTGAAAACAATGCACCTAAAGTTGTGGAGAACGCAGAAGGCGCTCGCACAACTCCATCGATCATCGCTTACGTTGAAGATGGAGAGGTATTGGTTGGTGCACCAGCAAAACGTCAATCAGTGACAAATCCTAAAAACACAATCTACGCAGTGAAGCGTTTGATGGGTCGTAAATTCACTGATCCTGAAGTGCAAAAAGATATTGGACTCATGCCTTACGCAATTATTCAAGCAGACAACGGCGATGCTTGGGTTCAAGCACGTGATAAGAAAATGGCGCCACAGCAAGTTTCTGCTGAAATCCTGCGCAAGATGAAAAAGACTGCCGAAGACTATCTCGGTGAAGAAGTGACTGAGGCAGTCATTACTGTTCCTGCTTACTTCAACGACAGTCAACGTCAAGCCACTAAGGACGCCGGACGTATCGCTGGTTTGGATGTGAAGCGCATCATTAACGAGCCAACCGCTGCTGCATTGGCATTTGGCCTGGACAAGCAAGACAAGGTAGATCGCAAGATCGCTGTGTATGACTTAGGTGGCGGTACATTTGACGTATCCATCATTGAGATTGCTAACGTGGATGGTGAGAAGCAGTTTGAAGTGCTTTCTACCAACGGCGATACCTTCTTGGGTGGTGAAGACTTTGACCAACGCATCATTGACTGGATCATTGCTGAGTTCAAGAAAGAGCAAGGCGTTGATTTGAGTAAAGACGTTTTAGCATTGCAGCGTTTAAAAGATGCAGCCGAAAAAGCCAAGATCGAATTGTCATCTGCACAGCAAACTGAAATTAACTTGCCATACGTGACTGCTGACGCTAGTGGTCCTAAGCACTTGAATTTGAAGTTGACCCGTGCCAAATTAGAGTCCTTGGTTGAAGAGTTAATCAACCGCACGGCTGGCCCTTGCTTAACTGCGATTAAAGACGCTGGCGTAAACGTCGCCAATATCGACGACGTGATTTTGGTCGGTGGTCAGACTCGTATGCCTGCGGTTCAGGACAAAGTAAAAGAAATCTTTGGTAAAGAGCCACGCAAAGACGTTAACCCAGATGAAGCAGTAGCTGTTGGTGCCGCAATTCAGGGTTCTGTATTGTCTGGTGATCGTAAAGATGTATTGCTCTTGGACGTTACCCCATTGTCATTGGGTATCGAAACTCTTGGTGGCGTCATGACCAAGATGATTCCAAAGAACACAACGATTCCTACCAAGCATTCACAGGTTTACTCTACTGCAGAAGACAATCAGCCTGCTGTAACCATCAAGTGCTTCCAAGGTGAGCGTGAGATGGCTGCTGCAAACAAGTTGTTGGGTGAATTTAACCTCGAAGGTATTGCACCTGCTCAGCGCGGTATGCCGCAAATTGAAGTGACCTTTGATATCGATGCCAACGGTATTTTGCATGTAACAGCAAAAGACAAGACTACTGGTAAAGAGAACAAGATCACCATCAAGGCAAATTCTGGCTTGACCGAAGAAGAAATTCAACGCATGGTGAAAGATGCTGAAGCCAATGCTGCCGAAGATAAGAAAGCATTGGAGTTGGTAACTGCTCGTAACACTGCAGATGCCTTGGCTCACTCTACTAAGAAGGCTTTGGAAGAGCATGGCGCTAGCTTAGAAGCCTCTGAAAAAGAAGCCATAGAACTAGCCCTCAAAGAGTTGGATGAAGCGATCAAGGGTAGCGATAAAGAAGCTATTGAAGCCAAAACTGAAGCTTTGGGTAAGGCAAGTCAGAAGCTGGGCGAAAAAGTCATGGCTGCTGAACAGGCTAAAGCTGGTGCAGCTGCAGGCGCAGCCCCAGGTGGCGAGCAAAAGGCAGCCCCTGACGCTGATGTTGTTGATGCAGACTTTAAAGAGGTTGATGACAAGAAGTAA
- the hrcA gene encoding heat-inducible transcriptional repressor HrcA, whose product MDERSRALLKTLIERYIEEGQPIGSRTLSRFSGLDLSAATIRNVMADLEDMGLVTSPHTSAGRIPTPRGYRLFVDTMVTVRPLEEMAAREVEKGLLPDSPQRVLNSAAQILSNLTHFAGVVMTPKRAQVFKHIEFLRLGEGKILLIMVTPEGDVQNRILPTNQDYTPSQLIEAGNYINAQFAGKSFEQVRLHLKSDLDNLRADISGLMALALQSGVADYDMSRSEMVLSGERRLLNVGDLSSNLDKLRKMFDMLEQKSVLMQLLDVSSHADGIQIFIGGESDLLPYEDLAVISAPYSVDGQIVGTLGVIGPTRMAYDRVIPIVDITSKLLSGALSS is encoded by the coding sequence ATGGACGAACGTTCCCGCGCCTTACTCAAAACCCTCATCGAGCGCTATATCGAAGAGGGTCAGCCTATTGGCTCGCGCACCCTCTCGAGATTTTCGGGTTTAGACCTCTCAGCCGCCACTATTCGTAATGTGATGGCTGATTTAGAGGATATGGGCCTAGTAACCAGCCCCCATACCTCTGCCGGTAGGATACCCACGCCAAGAGGTTATCGTCTCTTTGTGGACACCATGGTCACGGTTCGTCCCCTCGAAGAAATGGCGGCCCGTGAGGTTGAAAAAGGTCTTTTGCCAGATTCTCCACAACGGGTTTTGAATTCAGCCGCCCAGATTTTGTCTAACCTCACCCATTTTGCCGGCGTGGTGATGACACCAAAGCGAGCCCAAGTTTTTAAACATATTGAATTTCTCCGTTTGGGCGAAGGCAAGATTTTGCTCATCATGGTCACCCCAGAAGGGGATGTACAAAACCGTATCTTGCCAACCAATCAGGATTACACGCCGAGCCAACTTATTGAAGCTGGCAATTACATCAATGCGCAATTTGCTGGCAAAAGTTTTGAGCAAGTCCGTTTGCATCTGAAATCAGATCTTGATAATTTACGTGCTGATATTTCTGGATTGATGGCCTTAGCTTTACAAAGTGGTGTTGCAGATTACGATATGAGTCGGAGTGAGATGGTTCTCTCAGGTGAGCGTCGCTTGCTTAATGTTGGCGATCTTAGCTCTAACCTCGATAAGTTGCGCAAGATGTTTGATATGTTGGAGCAAAAATCTGTCTTGATGCAATTGCTTGATGTTTCGAGTCATGCTGATGGAATACAAATCTTTATTGGTGGCGAAAGTGATCTCTTGCCATATGAGGATCTGGCTGTGATTAGTGCTCCCTATAGCGTAGATGGGCAGATCGTTGGTACTTTGGGCGTCATTGGTCCAACCCGTATGGCTTATGACAGAGTGATTCCAATTGTGGATATCACCTCTAAATTATTATCGGGCGCGCTCAGCTCATAA
- the hemH gene encoding ferrochelatase has translation MTLNQNPHLRASKTAVLLLNLGTPSAPTPKAVRAYLKEFLSDPRVVEIPRFIWWIILNGIILPIRSSASAKKYASIWLPQLGSPLMHYSRLQAKELGEKFSNEGNTVLVDLAMRYGKPSTQEALEGLKAQGMERLLLLPLYPQYSATTTASSFDEVFRVLSTWRDQPELRLVKHYHDNSAYIAALRDQVLSHWDKDGQPDFEKGDRFVMSFHGLPKRNLMKGDPYHCECLKTGRLLGESLGLELGQYIVTFQSRFGKAEWLKPYTAPTIEKLAKEGCQRIDIFCPGFPADCLETLEEIAMEAKESFLDHGGRDYRYIPCLNSNPKWIEALSNIAYQHLLGWSLGTESPDELAKCNERAELAKSMS, from the coding sequence ATTACTTTGAATCAAAACCCACACTTACGCGCCTCTAAAACAGCAGTGCTGTTACTGAATTTAGGTACGCCATCTGCGCCAACGCCAAAAGCAGTGAGAGCGTATTTGAAAGAATTTCTTTCCGATCCGCGCGTTGTAGAGATTCCACGCTTCATTTGGTGGATTATCTTAAATGGCATCATTTTGCCAATTCGCAGTAGTGCGTCCGCAAAAAAATATGCATCGATATGGTTGCCTCAATTAGGTTCGCCACTCATGCATTACTCGCGCTTGCAAGCAAAAGAGTTGGGTGAAAAGTTTTCCAATGAAGGCAACACTGTGTTGGTCGATTTAGCGATGCGTTATGGCAAGCCATCGACCCAAGAAGCCCTTGAAGGCTTAAAGGCGCAAGGAATGGAGCGCTTGCTGTTATTGCCCCTGTATCCCCAGTATTCCGCTACGACCACAGCCTCAAGCTTTGATGAAGTATTTCGCGTATTAAGTACATGGCGTGACCAGCCAGAGTTGCGCTTGGTAAAGCACTATCACGACAACTCAGCTTACATTGCCGCACTGCGCGACCAAGTTTTAAGTCATTGGGATAAAGATGGACAACCTGATTTTGAAAAAGGCGATCGTTTTGTGATGTCCTTTCATGGTTTGCCAAAACGCAATTTGATGAAGGGTGACCCATATCATTGTGAGTGTTTGAAAACAGGTCGATTACTTGGAGAATCTCTTGGCTTAGAGCTAGGTCAATATATTGTGACCTTTCAATCTCGCTTTGGAAAGGCCGAGTGGTTAAAGCCTTATACCGCACCCACGATTGAAAAGCTCGCTAAAGAAGGTTGTCAGCGTATCGACATTTTTTGTCCAGGCTTTCCAGCTGATTGTCTTGAGACTTTAGAGGAGATTGCCATGGAAGCAAAAGAATCATTCCTTGATCATGGTGGCAGAGACTATCGCTATATCCCTTGTTTAAACAGCAACCCCAAGTGGATTGAGGCTTTGAGCAATATTGCCTATCAGCATTTATTAGGATGGTCTCTGGGTACAGAATCCCCTGATGAGCTTGCCAAGTGCAATGAAAGAGCGGAATTGGCTAAAAGTATGTCTTGA
- the grpE gene encoding nucleotide exchange factor GrpE, which translates to MTQENQNPMPEQENLAAESNTENSTTATETPAVKTPEQEIAELNQKVSDLQDNFLRAKAEAENIRRRAVEDIAKAHKFAIESFAEHLVPVTDSLYAALSTDAGDAKAFKEGLEITLKQLLAAFEKGRMTEINPSVGDKFDPHHHQAIASVPSEQDANTVVSVLQRGYTVADRVLRPALVTVSAPK; encoded by the coding sequence ATGACACAAGAAAATCAAAACCCAATGCCAGAGCAAGAGAATCTTGCGGCAGAGTCAAATACAGAAAATTCGACTACTGCAACAGAGACTCCTGCGGTAAAAACACCTGAGCAAGAAATTGCTGAGCTCAACCAGAAGGTCTCTGATTTGCAAGATAATTTTCTGCGCGCTAAGGCTGAGGCTGAAAATATCCGTCGTCGCGCCGTGGAGGATATTGCGAAGGCTCATAAGTTTGCGATCGAGAGTTTTGCCGAGCACTTAGTTCCGGTAACGGATAGTCTGTATGCCGCATTGAGTACTGATGCGGGTGATGCTAAGGCGTTCAAAGAAGGTTTAGAAATTACCTTGAAGCAGCTCTTGGCTGCTTTTGAAAAAGGTCGCATGACCGAAATTAACCCTTCGGTAGGCGATAAATTTGATCCCCACCACCACCAGGCCATTGCCTCAGTGCCTTCTGAGCAAGATGCCAATACCGTGGTTTCAGTGCTGCAAAGGGGTTATACCGTGGCTGATCGCGTCCTTAGACCAGCTTTAGTGACGGTGAGCGCCCCTAAGTAA
- the recN gene encoding DNA repair protein RecN, producing MLQTISLRDFVIVDQLELDFASGFTVLTGETGAGKSILLDALSLVLGERADSSQIREGSSRAEISALFRIDPELISSFSQWLDEQGFPIEDDGQSLVLKRTVESNGRSRAFINGSVATLAQLREAGDQLVDIHGQHAHQLLLKGGAQRELLDRHAGLLPLASEVAQAFKVLNDSRRRLEQAENAGHDIERERERLEWQLEELTELSPQVGEWGNIQSEHVRLANGAKLIGGCQEAIEVLSDADNSLASSLSKVCGSISALAEHDPALGSISESLESAQIQLDEAIHGLNRYLQKIDLDPARLEQVEERMQALHGASKKYRTDVDELPKLLLETSERLEALTASQNINALREKVKQEEAAYFKVAKQLSQKRSKAAAELGQLVTDAMQDLSMAGGRLEIALASLQEGGSHGLEQIEFLVAGHAGSTPRSLAKVASGGELARISLAISVITSKASFTPTLIFDEVDAGIGGAVAETVGKLLHQLGQSHQILCVTHLPQVAAQGNHHLKVSKSQSGEKTVSQVQPLGRTERVEEVARMLGGATITDTTRRHARELLEQN from the coding sequence ATGCTTCAAACCATCTCCCTTCGTGACTTTGTCATTGTTGATCAGCTTGAACTCGATTTTGCTAGCGGTTTTACAGTCCTGACTGGCGAAACTGGGGCTGGTAAATCGATTCTGCTTGATGCTTTAAGCCTCGTTCTTGGTGAACGCGCAGATAGCAGTCAAATACGTGAAGGCAGTAGTCGCGCAGAAATCTCAGCCCTCTTCCGCATTGATCCCGAACTCATTTCATCCTTTAGTCAATGGCTAGATGAACAGGGCTTTCCTATTGAGGATGATGGACAAAGTCTCGTACTCAAAAGAACCGTTGAGAGTAATGGTCGCAGTCGTGCTTTTATCAATGGCAGCGTTGCCACATTAGCTCAACTTCGTGAAGCAGGCGATCAACTGGTTGATATTCACGGCCAACATGCACATCAACTACTCTTGAAGGGTGGCGCGCAACGCGAACTCTTAGATCGTCACGCGGGATTGCTTCCGCTAGCATCAGAAGTTGCGCAAGCTTTCAAAGTACTCAATGATTCACGTCGCCGACTAGAGCAGGCCGAGAATGCAGGCCATGATATTGAGCGTGAACGCGAGCGTCTCGAATGGCAATTGGAAGAACTCACTGAACTTTCTCCGCAAGTAGGAGAGTGGGGCAACATTCAAAGCGAGCATGTCAGATTAGCCAATGGCGCCAAACTGATTGGTGGCTGCCAAGAAGCAATCGAAGTGTTGAGTGATGCCGATAATTCACTAGCATCCTCCTTGTCTAAGGTCTGCGGCAGTATCAGCGCCTTAGCAGAACATGATCCCGCCTTAGGCAGTATCAGCGAATCGCTTGAAAGTGCACAAATTCAGTTGGACGAAGCAATTCATGGACTTAATCGCTATCTGCAAAAAATTGATTTAGACCCCGCACGTCTTGAGCAAGTTGAAGAGCGGATGCAGGCCTTGCATGGCGCCTCTAAAAAATATCGCACTGATGTTGATGAGTTACCAAAACTTCTTTTAGAGACTTCGGAGCGGCTAGAGGCCTTAACTGCCTCACAAAATATTAATGCCCTCAGAGAAAAAGTTAAACAAGAAGAAGCGGCTTATTTCAAAGTAGCAAAGCAGCTCTCACAAAAGCGCAGCAAGGCTGCTGCCGAACTAGGCCAACTAGTGACAGATGCGATGCAGGACTTATCCATGGCTGGGGGACGTCTAGAGATTGCTCTCGCATCATTGCAAGAAGGTGGCTCACACGGTCTTGAACAAATCGAGTTTTTAGTGGCGGGTCATGCGGGCAGTACTCCACGCTCTTTAGCTAAAGTCGCCTCTGGTGGTGAACTTGCTCGTATCAGCCTAGCGATTAGCGTGATCACCAGCAAAGCCTCATTCACTCCAACCTTAATATTTGATGAAGTAGATGCCGGTATTGGCGGTGCGGTTGCCGAAACGGTCGGCAAGTTGCTCCATCAATTAGGCCAGTCTCACCAAATCCTCTGTGTCACCCACTTGCCTCAAGTAGCAGCCCAAGGCAATCATCACCTTAAAGTGAGTAAATCACAGAGCGGAGAAAAAACGGTTTCACAAGTTCAGCCATTGGGTAGAACAGAGCGAGTTGAAGAAGTTGCCAGAATGTTAGGTGGCGCAACAATCACCGATACCACCCGTCGTCACGCTCGCGAGCTACTAGAACAAAATTAG
- a CDS encoding NAD kinase, whose protein sequence is MLSPSPNSSKKAFSRVALVGKFHADGIEDHLKDLATLVSGLGCEVFIEAETATHLGLSGYPTKTAQDFAGSIDLVVVLGGDGTMLGIARQLAGSNVPLVGINMGRLGYMTDIPFQSVKDTLPKIIAGDFEADTRTLLDAVVLRDGKEINRALALNDVVVNRSGISGMVELAVQVNGSFMYNQRSDGLIVSTPTGSTAYALSAGGPILHPHVAGILLVPIAPHSLSNRPIVLPKHSVTVIEVVNGLEVIVNFDMQSQTNLQSGDKIEVRQSDKTIALLHPSNHSDYKTLREKLHWNEYPSTF, encoded by the coding sequence ATGTTAAGCCCATCCCCAAATTCCTCCAAGAAGGCTTTTAGCCGGGTGGCGCTCGTCGGCAAATTTCATGCAGATGGCATTGAAGACCACCTAAAAGACCTGGCTACATTGGTCTCAGGATTAGGTTGCGAGGTCTTTATTGAGGCTGAGACTGCAACTCACCTCGGTTTAAGCGGCTACCCAACTAAAACAGCGCAAGACTTTGCTGGGTCAATAGACCTGGTTGTGGTCTTGGGCGGTGATGGCACCATGCTCGGTATTGCTCGTCAATTGGCGGGTAGCAATGTACCGCTCGTAGGAATCAATATGGGTCGCCTTGGTTACATGACTGATATTCCTTTTCAGTCCGTCAAAGACACCTTACCTAAAATCATTGCCGGTGATTTTGAGGCTGATACCAGAACACTTTTAGATGCTGTCGTGCTGCGTGACGGCAAAGAAATTAATCGTGCCTTGGCACTCAATGATGTGGTCGTAAACCGCTCTGGTATTTCTGGAATGGTGGAGCTTGCAGTTCAGGTAAATGGCTCATTTATGTACAACCAACGCTCTGATGGCTTGATTGTTTCCACCCCAACCGGTTCAACGGCCTATGCCCTCTCTGCTGGGGGTCCCATTTTGCATCCACATGTTGCAGGCATATTACTTGTGCCAATTGCGCCACACTCACTTTCTAATCGTCCGATTGTTTTGCCAAAACATAGTGTGACCGTGATCGAAGTAGTTAACGGATTGGAAGTGATTGTGAATTTTGATATGCAATCCCAAACCAACCTTCAAAGTGGTGACAAGATTGAAGTGCGTCAATCCGATAAAACGATCGCCCTTTTACACCCAAGCAATCACAGCGACTACAAAACTTTGCGTGAAAAATTGCACTGGAATGAATACCCATCGACTTTCTGA